From Numida meleagris isolate 19003 breed g44 Domestic line chromosome 4, NumMel1.0, whole genome shotgun sequence, the proteins below share one genomic window:
- the DZIP1L gene encoding zinc finger protein DZIP1L isoform X6 produces MAMLAALPALTIPPDTFRFQPRHVSVDWHRLGAVDVEQVAQEGDVAALQEHITDITFCNLAGEKCPHCRQPADPMLLKVLRLAQLSIEYLLHCQQRLADSLTVHAQQLQDAHAQLARAQGLASEQTVRLRGEKEESRRWKKLVATQLLLQASPSDYCKCHLCDKAFMSNALLQAHMQRWHPEEGEHWRGSQQLSISKWMLGAFQGAAGAGRSHPRSRCLCSPSFAETKKVEQMEEEVEELKAKLRKMQQQLSAGREAEKLHREQEEERALQREVEGRRDFERWKEEERMKLHVEMDGLKQRFLTELQDAARRSSAMEGKLQELQAKAAMMSCLGNLQDDDSELKRTAVRTKLLSANKPEVTQHVTKVVVSEESSEGDTMDDAQGGKRQLLEALWRKPNLLKKFRRILEEAMEEKLESMGVSRVAKGISNQTYQHLWAVLRLQQHQKAKNTPGLFHIRDELIQVMMRRVRQCKKPSIPLPRQISIIPGTAVSMKGKPLERHLDVTTRRPAGGMKSQP; encoded by the exons ATGGCAATGCTGGCAGCACTCCCAGCACTCACCATTCCGCCTGACACCTTCCGCTTCCAGCCACGGCATGTCAGCGTGGATTGGCATCGCCTCGGTGCCGTGGATGTGGAGCAAGTAGCACAGGAGGGGGACGTGGCTGCGCTGCAGGAACACATCACCGACATCACCTTCTGTAACCTGGCTGGGGAGAAATGTCCTCACTGCAGGCAGCCGGCTGACCCCATGCTGCTGAAGGTGCTGAGGCTGGCCCAGCTGAGCATCGAGTAcctgctgcactgccagcagcgCCTGGCTGACAGCCTGACTGTACatgcccagcagctgcaggacgCCCATGCCCAGCTGGCCCGTGCCCAGGGCCTGGCATCAGAACAGACAGTGAGGCTCCGGGGTgagaaggaggagagcaggaggtggAAGAAGCTGGTGGccacccagctcctcctgcaagCCAGCCCCAGTGACTACTGCAAG tGCCACCTCTGTGACAAAGCCTTCATGAGCAATGCCCTCCTGCAAGCCCACATGCAGCGCTGGCACCCAGAGGAGGGTGAGCACTGGAGAGGTTCCCAACAACTTAGTATTTCTAAGTGGATGCTCGGTGCTTTtcagggtgctgctggagcaggcagatCACACCCTCGCTCACGGTGTCTCTGCTCCCCAAGCTTTGCAGAGACCAAGAAGGTGGAGCAGATGGAGGAGGAGGTTGAGGAGTTGAAGGCAAAACTGCGcaagatgcagcagcagctgtcagcagggagggaggcagagaagctgcacagggagcag GAGGAGGAGAGAGCTCTTCAGCGGGAAGTGGAGGGCAGAAGAGATTTTGAAaggtggaaggaggaggagaggatgAAGCTGCACGTGGAGATGGATGGCCTGAAGCAGCGCTTCCTCACCGAACTGCAAGATGCTGCCAGAAGGAGCAGTGCTATGGAAGGG aagctgcaggagctgcaggccaaAGCAGCAATGATGTCTTGCCTGGGGAACCTGCAGGATGATGACTCTGAGCTGAAAAGGACAGCAGTGCGG ACCAAGCTGCTGTCTGCAAATAAGCCTGAAG TGACGCAGCATGTGACCAAAGTGGTGGTTTCTGAAGAGTCCTCAGAAGGAG ACACAATGGATGATGCCCAGGGTGGGAagaggcagctgctggaagcCCTGTGGAGAAAACCAAACCTCCTGAAGAAGTTTCGGCGCATCCTGGAAGAAGCAATGGAGGAAAAGCTGGAGAGCATGGGGGTCAGCAGG GTTGCAAAGGGGATCTCCAACCAGACCTACCAACACCTCTGGGCTGTGCTCAGGCTTCAGCAGCACCAGAAGGCTAAGAACACTCCTGGTCTGTTCCACATAAGGGATGAGCTGATCCAAGTGATGATGAGGAGAGTCAGGCAATGCAAGAAGCCCAGCATTCCTTTGCCTCGACAGATTTCCATAATCCCAG GGACAGCTGTGTCCATGAAAGGGAAGCCCTTGGAGAGACATCTGGATGTGACCACACGGAGACCAGCTGGTGGGATGAAGTCCCAGCCCTGA
- the DZIP1L gene encoding zinc finger protein DZIP1L isoform X2 — translation MAMLAALPALTIPPDTFRFQPRHVSVDWHRLGAVDVEQVAQEGDVAALQEHITDITFCNLAGEKCPHCRQPADPMLLKVLRLAQLSIEYLLHCQQRLADSLTVHAQQLQDAHAQLARAQGLASEQTVRLRGEKEESRRWKKLVATQLLLQASPSDYCKVCGGRVERAGLGDPRDSCVLRDACARATWDILWPSDRLLVAIGFGAHLGFYPPTEVFTPFQQKPAGRASLSTSSPLPNEPAHLLPESKSHPNLVAQVHTTCKNLRLEQSLLQCHLCDKAFMSNALLQAHMQRWHPEEGEHWRGSQQLSISKWMLGAFQGAAGAGRSHPRSRCLCSPSFAETKKVEQMEEEVEELKAKLRKMQQQLSAGREAEKLHREQEEERALQREVEGRRDFERWKEEERMKLHVEMDGLKQRFLTELQDAARRSSAMEGTKLLSANKPEVTQHVTKVVVSEESSEGDTMDDAQGGKRQLLEALWRKPNLLKKFRRILEEAMEEKLESMGVSRVAKGISNQTYQHLWAVLRLQQHQKAKNTPGLFHIRDELIQVMMRRVRQCKKPSIPLPRQISIIPGTAVSMKGKPLERHLDVTTRRPAGGMKSQP, via the exons ATGGCAATGCTGGCAGCACTCCCAGCACTCACCATTCCGCCTGACACCTTCCGCTTCCAGCCACGGCATGTCAGCGTGGATTGGCATCGCCTCGGTGCCGTGGATGTGGAGCAAGTAGCACAGGAGGGGGACGTGGCTGCGCTGCAGGAACACATCACCGACATCACCTTCTGTAACCTGGCTGGGGAGAAATGTCCTCACTGCAGGCAGCCGGCTGACCCCATGCTGCTGAAGGTGCTGAGGCTGGCCCAGCTGAGCATCGAGTAcctgctgcactgccagcagcgCCTGGCTGACAGCCTGACTGTACatgcccagcagctgcaggacgCCCATGCCCAGCTGGCCCGTGCCCAGGGCCTGGCATCAGAACAGACAGTGAGGCTCCGGGGTgagaaggaggagagcaggaggtggAAGAAGCTGGTGGccacccagctcctcctgcaagCCAGCCCCAGTGACTACTGCAAGGTGTGTGGAGGAAGGGTTGAGAGGGCTGGCTTGGGAGATCCCAGAGATTCATGTGTCCTGAGAGATGCCTGTGCCAGGGCAACTTGGGACATCCTGTGGCCAAGTGACAGACTTCTGGTGGCTATTGGTTTTGGTGCCCATTTGGGTTTTTATCCTCCCACTGAAGTTTTCACACCTTTTCAGCAGAAACCTGCTGGTCGTGCCTCCTTATCCACTTCTTCTCCATTGCCAAATGAACCTGCTCATTTGCTCCCAGAGAGTAAATCCCACCCAAACTTGGTGGCCCAGGTTCACACAACCTGCAAGAACCTGAGGCTGGAACAGAGCCTGCTACAG tGCCACCTCTGTGACAAAGCCTTCATGAGCAATGCCCTCCTGCAAGCCCACATGCAGCGCTGGCACCCAGAGGAGGGTGAGCACTGGAGAGGTTCCCAACAACTTAGTATTTCTAAGTGGATGCTCGGTGCTTTtcagggtgctgctggagcaggcagatCACACCCTCGCTCACGGTGTCTCTGCTCCCCAAGCTTTGCAGAGACCAAGAAGGTGGAGCAGATGGAGGAGGAGGTTGAGGAGTTGAAGGCAAAACTGCGcaagatgcagcagcagctgtcagcagggagggaggcagagaagctgcacagggagcag GAGGAGGAGAGAGCTCTTCAGCGGGAAGTGGAGGGCAGAAGAGATTTTGAAaggtggaaggaggaggagaggatgAAGCTGCACGTGGAGATGGATGGCCTGAAGCAGCGCTTCCTCACCGAACTGCAAGATGCTGCCAGAAGGAGCAGTGCTATGGAAGGG ACCAAGCTGCTGTCTGCAAATAAGCCTGAAG TGACGCAGCATGTGACCAAAGTGGTGGTTTCTGAAGAGTCCTCAGAAGGAG ACACAATGGATGATGCCCAGGGTGGGAagaggcagctgctggaagcCCTGTGGAGAAAACCAAACCTCCTGAAGAAGTTTCGGCGCATCCTGGAAGAAGCAATGGAGGAAAAGCTGGAGAGCATGGGGGTCAGCAGG GTTGCAAAGGGGATCTCCAACCAGACCTACCAACACCTCTGGGCTGTGCTCAGGCTTCAGCAGCACCAGAAGGCTAAGAACACTCCTGGTCTGTTCCACATAAGGGATGAGCTGATCCAAGTGATGATGAGGAGAGTCAGGCAATGCAAGAAGCCCAGCATTCCTTTGCCTCGACAGATTTCCATAATCCCAG GGACAGCTGTGTCCATGAAAGGGAAGCCCTTGGAGAGACATCTGGATGTGACCACACGGAGACCAGCTGGTGGGATGAAGTCCCAGCCCTGA
- the DZIP1L gene encoding zinc finger protein DZIP1L isoform X8 — MAMLAALPALTIPPDTFRFQPRHVSVDWHRLGAVDVEQVAQEGDVAALQEHITDITFCNLAGEKCPHCRQPADPMLLKVLRLAQLSIEYLLHCQQRLADSLTVHAQQLQDAHAQLARAQGLASEQTVRLRGEKEESRRWKKLVATQLLLQASPSDYCKVCGGRVERAGLGDPRDSCVLRDACARATWDILWPSDRLLVAIGFGAHLGFYPPTEVFTPFQQKPAGRASLSTSSPLPNEPAHLLPESKSHPNLVAQVHTTCKNLRLEQSLLQCHLCDKAFMSNALLQAHMQRWHPEEGEHWRGSQQLSISKWMLGAFQGAAGAGRSHPRSRCLCSPSFAETKKVEQMEEEVEELKAKLRKMQQQLSAGREAEKLHREQEEERALQREVEGRRDFERWKEEERMKLHVEMDGLKQRFLTELQDAARRSSAMEGKLQELQAKAAMMSCLGNLQDDDSELKRTAVR, encoded by the exons ATGGCAATGCTGGCAGCACTCCCAGCACTCACCATTCCGCCTGACACCTTCCGCTTCCAGCCACGGCATGTCAGCGTGGATTGGCATCGCCTCGGTGCCGTGGATGTGGAGCAAGTAGCACAGGAGGGGGACGTGGCTGCGCTGCAGGAACACATCACCGACATCACCTTCTGTAACCTGGCTGGGGAGAAATGTCCTCACTGCAGGCAGCCGGCTGACCCCATGCTGCTGAAGGTGCTGAGGCTGGCCCAGCTGAGCATCGAGTAcctgctgcactgccagcagcgCCTGGCTGACAGCCTGACTGTACatgcccagcagctgcaggacgCCCATGCCCAGCTGGCCCGTGCCCAGGGCCTGGCATCAGAACAGACAGTGAGGCTCCGGGGTgagaaggaggagagcaggaggtggAAGAAGCTGGTGGccacccagctcctcctgcaagCCAGCCCCAGTGACTACTGCAAGGTGTGTGGAGGAAGGGTTGAGAGGGCTGGCTTGGGAGATCCCAGAGATTCATGTGTCCTGAGAGATGCCTGTGCCAGGGCAACTTGGGACATCCTGTGGCCAAGTGACAGACTTCTGGTGGCTATTGGTTTTGGTGCCCATTTGGGTTTTTATCCTCCCACTGAAGTTTTCACACCTTTTCAGCAGAAACCTGCTGGTCGTGCCTCCTTATCCACTTCTTCTCCATTGCCAAATGAACCTGCTCATTTGCTCCCAGAGAGTAAATCCCACCCAAACTTGGTGGCCCAGGTTCACACAACCTGCAAGAACCTGAGGCTGGAACAGAGCCTGCTACAG tGCCACCTCTGTGACAAAGCCTTCATGAGCAATGCCCTCCTGCAAGCCCACATGCAGCGCTGGCACCCAGAGGAGGGTGAGCACTGGAGAGGTTCCCAACAACTTAGTATTTCTAAGTGGATGCTCGGTGCTTTtcagggtgctgctggagcaggcagatCACACCCTCGCTCACGGTGTCTCTGCTCCCCAAGCTTTGCAGAGACCAAGAAGGTGGAGCAGATGGAGGAGGAGGTTGAGGAGTTGAAGGCAAAACTGCGcaagatgcagcagcagctgtcagcagggagggaggcagagaagctgcacagggagcag GAGGAGGAGAGAGCTCTTCAGCGGGAAGTGGAGGGCAGAAGAGATTTTGAAaggtggaaggaggaggagaggatgAAGCTGCACGTGGAGATGGATGGCCTGAAGCAGCGCTTCCTCACCGAACTGCAAGATGCTGCCAGAAGGAGCAGTGCTATGGAAGGG aagctgcaggagctgcaggccaaAGCAGCAATGATGTCTTGCCTGGGGAACCTGCAGGATGATGACTCTGAGCTGAAAAGGACAGCAGTGCGG TGA